The genomic stretch TAAATATATTTTTGCTATAGTAATATCTTACACATTAAACAATTTTACTGCTTGAAGATACAAAACATTTTTTTGACAGTACATGCTCTTTTTATATTAGAACAAATTAtgctaattttatttttaatagaGTTGCTTAGTGAATATTCACTTCGAATGACAATCTGTGTGTGTCTATGTGTcgttgtgtgtgtgtgtgtgtgtgtggagtTTAGCAGAAACATCGGCTATTTGACTATAAATTGTGGCTTCTTGGTGGTGCATCTTCCTTTACTAATACAATCTGTACAAGTAGAGCCGATTTTATTTCTAATTTGATTAGAAAAAGAAGTTCTTTTAAATGACAAAACTTGACTAGTTTTATGAGTTCTGACATTTAAAATTACAATCTTGGCTAATGATCAACAATTTCTAAATAATGAATCAATTTTTCCTATCTAACAGTAGAAAATTCTTTCTTGACTCTAAATTATCTTAATTTACGTCATGTTTTGCGCTTTTATCCTCTACAttttatttctttccttttagttttgGTACATGAAAATTCAAGAGAAAGCTAGAAAGGGAGGTCACCACAATTCAAATTAAGCCAGAGTAAATCAGCTACTCCCTTGACAACTTATAGGTGTTCTTCCATATGGTGTATCATTAAGCAACTGCTAGGAGTGTATTTGAATATGAGTTTCCGTTTAGGCAAATGGTTCAAATCTTAACAGCTGAGAAAACCTTCATTGGCTGCATTTTAATATGACATATGTTAgaattttgagttattttgatTTAATTAAGTTGTCAAGGTAAAGAAAACCCTATACATATAAGGGTAGTTGCAGTATCACTTTGACTTCTTGTGTTCAGATTAGCAAAGATCCTTTAGGTCTATGAAGTTTGAACGGGTGATCATAATAAGAGTATATCtcttctatatatatatatatatatatatatatatatatatatatgaaaatatCATAGAGATCATGCAGATTAAATATTTGCCTTtaagggaaaaacaaaaaaaaaaagatgaagatgaagatgatgtaaagtttgcaattttaaagaaaaagaatggagtATTATACATGCAACTTCTTCGCAAAATACTTGACCTTTTCATACCATAATTAATTGTTCAAACAACAAACCAGTAAAGGAAAAAAAGCTGTTAACTTTCGGACTTTTACTGTTCCAGCTTTATACTTCCACTATTACCTTGCTCAACATTTAAGAAAAACTAGTTACAACCTTTTCCAAATGATACCTCCTCCACGTAAATCCCGTGCCTTTATATAACCGTTATTCTGACACTAAATTTATCAAGCAAGAATGAAGAGGCAAATAACATTTTTTAGTGCTTCACTTTTCTTCTTTCTATTGCAACCTCGGGAAGTGATTAGTTTCACTTTCTTGGGAGATCATTTGTGCTGTCACGATGACGCTGTTGCATTGTTTCAATTCAAAGAAATGTTTAGCATATCAACCTATGCTTCTCAAGAGTGTGATGAAATGGGTCAGCATCCATATCCAAAGACAACACATTGGAAAGCAGATACAGATTGTTGCAATTGGGCTGGCATCACATGCCACAACCTCTGTGGTTGTGTAATTGGGCTGGATCTGGGTTGCGGCCTGCTTTACGGAGTTATCCATCCAAACACTAGCCTTTTCCACATTTCCCGTCTCCGTCGCCTAAATCTTGCTTTTAACGATTTCATCGGTTCATGAATTTCACATCGAGCTGGCTCCCTAAAAAGTTTGACCCACCTCAATCTCTCAAGTTCAGATTTTGAAGGTGAAATTGCTTTAGAAATGTCACACCTGTCCAACTTGATTTCACTTGATCTCTCTTCCATTCTCACGTGTAATTCTATAGGTTGTCACTCGATTCTAAGATATGAACCTAGCAATTTTGAAGCGATACTTCAAACTTAACCCATTTAAGAGAGCTATCACTTTGGTTGGTGAACATCTCATCCGAGTTGAGggtgaatttttcttcttctttgacaTATCTAGATCCCGTGGATACTAGAAGAAGAGGTATTCTACCAAGTCATGTTTTTTATCTACCGAATATGCAAATTCTCTCATTAGGTGGCAATGAGAATCTTTCTGTTAGTTTACCGAAATTGAACTGCAGCATTTCTGATTCCCTGAGGCAGTTGAACCTATTCAATATAAATTTCTCTGCTGCATTGCCAAATTTAATTGGGTGCATAGGGTCCTTAAATGCTTTGGATCTAAGTTCTtgtcaaatttttggtgtcaTTCCTGAATCAATTGGCAACCGTACATAACTTACTGAATTGTCTCTGGATTATAACAATCTTCGAGGGAAAATTCCAGATAAATTTTCCAATTTACAAAAAATAAGTAGGTTGTCACTTGATCATAATTTATTGTTTGGGAAATTTCCAAATTCGCTTCTCAACCTTACACATCTTGGCTCTCTAGATCTCTCAAGTAATCAACTAACTGGTTCAATTCCTCCATCAAATTTTTCTATTCCGATCCTATCTTACCTTGACCTTTAATCATACCATTTTACTGGGGTTGGACAAGACTTGTTTGTGGACTTCAATCAGCTTCAAAAGAACCCTCTTCAGAATGAAGCACCGTGGAACACTAAAAACATTATAAGCATTTCCTATTCAAATTTCATGCACTTGGGATTGTCTTCTTGCCAGATAAAGGAATTTGTAGAGTTTCTTAGAAATTCAGAGAGTTTAGTATTTCTGTAACCCTCAAATAACATGATTCACAGCAAAATTCCAAGCTGGTTCATGTCCTGGTTTATATTGGTTTGCTCTCAGTCTACATTCTTTTTGATCCTTTGCTTTCGGTAATCGGTGCACATGATTATGTATCTTgtccacctttttttttttaaacttaaaaaCCACTAGAAAGTGGTAAGGTTAGGTATAGATCTCGCTCTGTTTATtaaaatgtttcaaaaaaatacatgataaaaaaaaatacctcATAATTTTCAAAGAGTATCTTGTCAGCTTGTTTGTACATGATTCAAGTATAGTCTTCAAGAAAATTTAAGTGTGTTTACATGAATCTAAGTATTTGaagagatttaaaaaaaaaaaaattgtgagaaGCTCATTATCTGTATCCCATTCGGAGTCCATCTTTTACGCTAATATATTTGATCTAAACGATAACTTTTCGAAGCAAGTAGTATTCCTCTCCAGAGACTCAAATTGACTAGATATAGTTACAAAGAAATctaattgttatttttattggTTATTATCAAATATGCACCATAGTTAACCTAgaaatttttaatgaatttGTCATCCGAAATGTAGAAGGTACCATACAGCTTGCAACTAACAGAATTCTTTCCCAAATTTCACATAATATATTTGATTTATGTAAAATTCTAGAGCAACCAAAAACAGAAATAGTGGTAAAGGGATCAATTAATTTGTGCAACTAAACTATGAAATAATACAAATGATAAgtaaaagaaatggaaaattcagatatttaatgaaatttttttgggCAATATTTAAAGAAATTTGTAAAGGACTTGCAATCCTCGACTGGTCTACAAACAAATTCAATGGTGCGATTCCACGATCACTGACCAATGTGAAAAATTGGAAATCCTTGATGTCAAGAACAATATTATAAGTGACATTTATCCAACATGGCTAGAAAATCTTCCACATTCCAAGTCTAGATTCTGTAAGCCTGAAAGCTAATAGATTTCTAGAGCCATTGTTGATTTAGAAGGTTTTGCATTGTTGATTTCTCCAACAATGAATTCAATGGTGTTATCCCTACAATACTTTTCAGCAGTTTCAGAACTAAGATTAGGCTAGGCAAACATGAATCAGAATCAATGTTTATGTAGGTTAGCAATCATGATCAGTCGCTTATGAGTTTTGTATAGGGGTTGAAAACCAACTTCAACAGATTCTCTGTCCCTATTCCCTTAATATTGAGGGACCTGCAATCAAATTGAGGGAGATATCTTAGGGTAATTTACATTGTTAATTACATCACTTTCAGCTGCATTCTTAGAAATCTGTCACAGATCATCCTGCGGGCCGAATTCCCATAGATTGCGAGTTCAACATATGTTAGAATAATATGTAGAAAATAATATGTTGAATAAATGCAAAAATACATTGCCATTCTCTGCCTAACTTAtattacactttttttttcaactccAGTAAATGATTTTTCGTTGAATTAATTAAACCTAATCCCAGATTGAGATTGAACTCCAATCTGATTGTAGAGATGCCTAATCCCAGATGCCTAACTTATATTATACGGTTGTAGAGAAAATGGTTTTTTTATGCAAAGCAACATACTAATGTCAGTTGGGTTTTAGGACTCGGGCCTTTCATTAATGCTGTCTAATTCAGAATATCATACTTTTGTCTGTTACGCCTTTTGATAACTTTTGCAGGAATTTTAACAATGTGGAGTAGAAGTTGGACTCAAGAGTCTTCCTAGGAATGCCTGTGGTTATTCCTTTCGGAGGAAAATGATATTGGACCTGGGAGTTATCGTTTCTAGACTAACCTTTTTTTCCCCCTAGGCTAACTAATTGTAaagggtgaaaaaaaaaaattaaacacaaaatcatcCTTGGAAGGAGTGATCACTTTAAGGTAATTTGGACAGACATTGTAATATACATTCACTTCAATTAGAGATTGTTAGGAAGGAAAAGTAGGATGcttcattttcaattttaacAACAAAgcctttttattttctatcaAAGAAAATTATTCATAATCTATTATATATATGGTTGTTTTTTTGTATTAAATGTCTTACTACGTCATGAGTTAAGCACAAGGTCAACTTATAATAATTAATTTGGATGTCGATATTACTTAACCTTTTTCTCTTGTGAACCCCTTTATTTCTCAATCATGctaataaatatttatttacaaAGCTTTTAACAGCTTTTTCTAAGACATTTCCATGTCATAATAAAGGACCATTCAAGGAACATTTCAAACAATTGCTACTTTGCATTAATTGCATTCATATATTTCtatacaagaaaatatttcATAGTTCCATGAAAAGTTTTTATGGCACTCAATTCGAGCATTGCACTATTTTCATATAGTTTAGAAGCATTTATCTACATAAATCTTTGAAAAGTTTCCCAGAAATTAGGAGACAAATGAAAGAACGGTTTGGCTACTATATGAATATGTAATAAGTCTTTTCAGCTTTTAAATTGTGTTTCTCAATTGCTCTAAAATGGACAATAGGAACAAGAATGTTCCCAGAAAGTCTTTGTCAATTATGTGAACGAAGTCTATGAAGAACCATGGCCCAAAGAATCTGTAGAAGGATTCAGGTCACTGtgattttttcacaatttaGAAAAGTAAGGATAGGTTGATTTGGaccacatttttttttcaaagactTGACTCCAATTTTTTCGAAGAGTGAAGATATTACTATGAGAAGTCCTGTTGTTCACCTGCAAACACATAACTAGTAGTTCATACAATGCTAAtacaaatttaaacaaatttttttgactGTAGATGCAGATACAAAAATATTTTGATAATGTCCTAATTTTCTTCTTTCGGTTCACTAATTAGAAAAAAATCTAGTTGTTGTAAAAGTCAGATTTAATCACAGACCTAGCGTCCATTGCCACTTTCTATGTGCAATTGAGCAGGATTGATAGTCCTTGACTTGTCTAAAAACAAATCGACCATGCAAATTGCAATTCTACTATGCTTGGGATACTTAAGTTTTCAATTTTGGGCACTAAACTTGAAGAATAATGGTCTTACAACAAGCCAACAAAATGTTTATTGAGAAGTCTTGGTTTGTATTGCAATTTTTTGAAAGGTTCACTGCTTAACACGATAATTAGTCAACCCTGAAGAAAATTGGAAGTCCTTGACATCCCGGACACGCATATAAAGGTGACATATTTTCAACATGGCTAACTCGAAAGTCTTCCATATTCCAAGACTTTAAAGTCCTGAAAGCTAATGGTTTTTTAGAACCATTAGCAGTTTCAAGAATCAACTTACGAAGTTTTATAGACATCTCTAGCAATGAATTCAATGATGTCGTCCCTACATTACGTCTCAACAGGTTAAAAGCCACAATTGGGTTGGGCCAGTATCAATTTGAATGTAATATTATAATTACATCACTTTCCTACTTAGAATTCTGTCACAGATCATCTTGTGGGGCTAATTTTTGGAGGTCACCAATTCAACATATTTCCCAATAATTCTTCAACATATCACTTTATTATAGAGAATATTACATATTGTCACAATATTTTTCGATGCTAAGCATTCCAATTAGACACGCTAATGTGTCAAGTCTTGCAGAAAATATAACCATGTCGATTAGAAGTTAGACTGACCCGTCTTCTATGACCCATCTTCTACGGAATTGCATGTAGACAAAAATATAGTAGGATCTATtcctttttagactaaatttttgTAAAAGGTGAAAGCAAAATTAAAAGTCAAAACTTAAAGTCTTTCTATCCCAAAGAAGATAGGTCATTTTCCACTTGGGATCCTCGGTTACATTTTTTTTAGTGTCAATACAATGTCATCACTAGAATTGCGCCAAGTGTCTTGTTGTCATTAgcactttaattttttattaactcaaattggttcaaagttaacacaaattttcttattctctAAAATTCTGAGCCAAAAGGCACCCGGCCGGTCTAACTCCAGCATCAATAATTTTGTACAGCTGCTGTTTTGGggaaaaagaataagaaaaccCTCTGTTTCGCAGCATCTCGGCCGAGAGACAGGTTTGAAACAGGAAAACAGCATTGCCCAtaaccaatgttttgaaaaccggaccggaccggccggttgaaccgcgaaccggtcatggcaccggtccggttcaatgcCACAGTTGACTTTGTTAGAAAACCGGTCAAGAATCGGTCGAACCGTAAAACCGCGGTCGAACCGCTATTGAACCGGTTTTCAaccttcctcatttttttttttttttttttcaaaatgcagctatcaagattcgaaactcaagacctttgtaatagaagaccaatgtattaaccgttgcaccatcacatctattagttttttttgataacttatttatataaagcaaacactcatatttcttttttccatttttcttacaaaatctcatcctctcatggctctttctttttaattttcaactctctctctctctctctatcctcttttttttgtcactccctttttaatcaaacctctttatttttaatttattgatgttttcttccatcttttaattttgtttttgtccattaaattgaaaaaagttcaaaaagaattatttttttaacccaaattatttaatgctacaaccactcacttttatctcattttttgtttcttatcaagtttacatttctattttcgattttcttgacttccttcgaactccaaacttccttttttaaattgcaatctctaaaacgtaaattaaaatttaagttcacaatatctaaattctcatagacgtgaattttgtataatttcaaaatattgtgatatttttgggttggatttagatataattgaaattgagatgaaatttatttgttttaacttataatttaaaaaatttatttttaaaaatccaagttattaaaaaatagtaaacctttcatcatataaagtattaaattaatccattacatgtcttattttgtacatatatatatttatataaataattttttaaaaaattcattgaaccgaggttgaaccggtccgaccggttgaacctcgaccctttcacttcaccggttcaatgaacggtccggtttttaaaacattgcccGTAACATTCCCTAAGAACCAACTGTGAACATCCCAGTACACTTCCACCGGCAGTCCATCCACCAAAATAGTCTGGTTCCCCCTGAACTTCCACCGCAGCCGCTTCACCTGCAACACCGCTCTGCTATCCACGCTGATGGCCAGAGATTGATCGTTAATCCCCCCAGTATCGCACTCAATTTCGATGTCATGTGTCAGCCCGTGGTCACAGAATTGAGCCTTTGTAGTGTATACTCTCTTCCCAAAGATGTGCTCTCTTTTGGCAATAAACACCGTATTAGATGCAACAGGGCTAGGACCTATTTTCTTATACACTTCCTTTTGCAAATCCCCGAGGAGCAGGACAAGTTCTTGGTTAAATGCAACAGCTAAATAGAACCCCTCTAGCGGTTCCGGGCCAAAACCAAATTTTCCGGATGAAAAATCCCAATATATGTCAATTGCAGTGGAATTGGCCTCTGAACTTCTGAACCCTTTTCTTGGAGTAAATAACCAAGGCTTAATATCAACCTTACAGATGCATTCATTGGTTGAACTCCGAATCCCAATGCTAACTCCTTGCCCCATCAAATTCTTGGACCATAGAAATCCGAAACCAACTGATGCAGCGGATCCACGACACAAAGCTCTTGGGCTAATGGTTTACCGGAGCACCATCGATCAAGCCACAAATGAAGGCAATCATCGGAAATAGAGggttttcttattcttttttcccAAAGCAGCAGCGGCACAAAATTATTGATGCAGGAGTTAGACCGGCCGGGTGCCTTTTGGTTCAGAGTTTTAGAGAGTAAGAAAATTTGTGTTAACTTTGAACCAATTTGagttaataaaaaattaaagtgcTAATGACAACAAGACACTTGGCGCAATTCTAGTGGTGGCATTGGGTTGACACTAAAAAAATGTAACCGAGGATCCCAAGTGGTCATTTTCAAGGTCTTCTGAACCCAGATTCTACTCTATATCTCTAACTGAATTTAATTGGTAATGAATTACATTTACTTGGATTAGAGATTATTGGGAAAGAGAACTAGGATCCTTGGCTGTGAaagaaaattacacataatctACTCTATATTTGTTATCTAACTAATTTTGTTCTAGATATCTGACTACTTCATAAGTTATGCACACTATATTTTAATATCTATTTTGGTTACTTTTTCTCTTATGAACCCTTTTGTTGCTCAATCATGCCAATAAATCCTTAGTTACAAACCTTTTTAGCAACTAAATTTCTAACACTTTGCATGTAAAATTAAATTAccattcaagaaatattttaaataattgcTATCTTGaattaattatgtatatatTTCTAGAATAAGAAATTTCGTAGATCCATGAAACTTTCTAAGAAAATCAATTTCAGCATCACATTGctcttgtataatttcaaaagctTTTATCTCCATAATTCTTCGAAAAGTTCTCCAGAAATTAGGAGACAAATGAAAGAATGGTTTGGCAGTATGCATAACATATCTTTTCAGCTTTTAAGTTGTGTTTCTCAATTGCTGCTGTAATATGGTCCAGATATGGACAAGAGGACCAAGAGTATTTGTAGAAAGTCTTCGTCGTCAGCTATGTCCTGGAAGTCTTGAAGGAACATGGCCCAAAGGCTCTGCAAAAGTATTCAagtcattattattttttcactaTTCTGAAAAGTAAGAATAAGTTCAATTCGaccatatttttcttttcaaagacTTGATTCAATTTTTGGAAGAGTCtttcaacaaaaattttttgaaaaagtcGAGACAGCGTCATGACAAGTTCAGTTATTTACCTACAAACATGCAACTTGTATTCCATGCCGTGTTGATAAAACGTTAAACAAATTTTATCAACTAAAGATGCAGATACAAAAATCTTTTGATAATATCTAacttttcttccttctattgGAAGCTCATGAACTCCTCAGTTTCTTTCTTGGCAGAACATTTTTGCTTCaatttaaagaaatttttaagaCAAAGGCAGCAATTGGTCTTTCCTAATTTTGTGATCTCCGAGCTTGTATTATTTTGCGAAGATGATATCTTGGAAAATTAGTACAGATTGTTGCAAATGGATAGTATCACATAGCACAAGGGTCCGTACTGATCATGTAATTGGAATCCATCTGAGTTGCAGCTAGCTTCAAGGACTTGTGTCCGGGTCTGTTGCACGCATTTATAAGTAACATGATAACCTCTACACAAGTGTcaaattatatgattagaattaaaagcattaccATTCTTATTTTGCTCAATCACAGGCATTATATTGTCCAAATAATCAAGTTTAGCATTAAAGCTCTTACACTATCTTCAAATGACATACCTCTGGGCATCCTTCGGTTACCTCTATAGTTGTGGTTTTAAAAATTCTAGGGACCAATTAATGAGATTCCTTCTCTCAAGCTTTTATCTGCATTTGTAACTatcctttttaaaattttaaaaatgccttcaaac from Coffea eugenioides isolate CCC68of chromosome 8, Ceug_1.0, whole genome shotgun sequence encodes the following:
- the LOC113780460 gene encoding uncharacterized protein LOC113780460 gives rise to the protein MPRVGFGFLWSKNLMGQGVSIGIRSSTNECICKVDIKPWLFTPRKGFRSSEANSTAIDIYWDFSSGKFGFGPEPLEGFYLAVAFNQELVLLLGDLQKEVYKKIGPSPVASNTVFIAKREHIFGKRVYTTKAQFCDHGLTHDIEIECDTGGINDQSLAISVDSRAVLQVKRLRWKFRGNQTILVDGLPVEVYWDVHSWFLGNVTVGNAVFLFQTCLSAEMLRNRGFSYSFSPKQQLYKIIDAGVRPAGCLLAQNFRE